CCCGGCCCGTGCCCGCCCGGTCCGTGCGCCGCGTCCTGTGCCGCGGCGGGGACGGCGCCCGCGGCGGCGAGCGCCAGGGCGGTGAGAGCGGCGGCGACGAGCGTGCGGCGGCGCGCGATCGGGCGCACGGAACCTCCAGGCGGCGATGGACCGGGAACGGATCGACCAGGGGAGGCTACTGCCCGGTACGACCGTCGGGTAGGGATTTGACTCGACTGCCGGTCGGACTGTCGGCGCGCTTGCCGGTTCGGCCGCCGGGCGGCACCTCCGGTGGCGCAGTGTCGCGATCCGTGCGCGCAGCGTGCACCGGGTCGTGGGGGCGGCGTCCGCGGGGCATGGTGGTGGGGTGGGAGTGCGGCGGAGACTGGCGGGCCTGCTGGGCGAGTGGCGTACCGGACACCTGATGGTGCTGCTGCCGCTCGGCCTGATCGTGCTGATCTCCGCCCTCGACATCTCGCTCTCCCCGAACATCCACCTCGGCCCGCTGCTGGTCGTCGCCCCCGCCATCACCCCGTCCTTCGCGGGCACCCGGCTGACCGTCCTCATCGGCGTCCTCGCCCTGATCGCCCAGGCCGTCATCGCCGTCCTGCACGGCGGCCTGTTCACCTCCAACCACCAGGCCCAGCTGGCCGCGCTCACCGTGGTGACCTGCGTCATCGTCGCCTACACCCGCATCCGCGAACGCCACGGCCGCGAACTCGACCGGGTCCGCACCGTCTCCGACGCCGTCCAGCGCGTCATGATGCGACCGCTCCCCGACCGCGCCGGGCCGCTGCGGATCGCCACCCGCTACCTCGCCGCCGACGACGAGGCCAACGTCGGCGGCGACCTGTACGCCGCCGTCCGCACCCCGCACGCCACCCGCCTGCTGATCGGCGACGTCCGGGGCAAGGGCCTGGCCGCCGTCGGCGACGCCGCCGCGCTGCTCGGCGCGTTCCGCGAACTCGCCCACCAGCACGAGGACCCCGGGGCGCTCGCCGACGCGCTCGAAGTCTCCTACCGCCGCCACCTCGCCGAACTCGCCGCCAGCGGTCAGGACGGTCAGGGCGGCCCGGACGTTCAGGATGTCGAGGAGAACTTCACCACCGCGCTGGTCCTCGACCTCCCCGACGACCGCCCCACCGTCCGGATCGCCGACTGCGGACACCCCCCACCGCTGCTGCTCGCCCCCGCCGGCGTCCGCCCGCTGCCGCTGCGCCGCACCGCCCCGCCGCTCGGCATGAGCGCCCTGGGCCCGGTCGAGCGCCGCACCGAGGAGTTCGACTTCCCGCCCGGCAGCACCCTGCTGCTCCACACCGACGGCGTCACCGAGGCCCGCGACACCGCCGGCACTTTCTACCCCCTGCCCGTTCGGGCCGCCACCCTTCCCGCCGACACCCCCGCGATCCTGCTGGACGCCCTGTGCGAGGACCTCCTCGCCCACGTCGGCGGCCGCCTGCCGGACGACGCGGCGATGGTCGCGGTCACGCGCGAGTAGCCATTGGGGGGCTCGGGGAACGGCGAGTCCGTGCTGCTGGCGGCCGGAGCCCATCGGAGGTTTGTGCTGCTTCGGGCCGTAGTAACAGAACCCGAAGCCGATGCGCGCCACGGCAGTGCACCGCCAGCAGTCACGGACTCGCCGTTCCCCGAGCCCCTTGGTGGGGCATCCCGGCTGCCGGAGAGTTCCCCGAGCCCCCGGGAGTGTCCTTTCGCCAGGTGGGTAGGGTGGGGCAGCCCGTACCGCCGCCGGACCGGAGGAGCATTCCGTGCAGCCGATCACCGACCGCCCGATCCGCTGGGGGATCCTCGCCACCGGTGGGATCGCCACCTCCTTCGTGGAGGACCTGGCGGCCGTCCCGGGGGCGGAGGCCTTCGCCGTGGCCTCGCGGCGGCAGGAGACCGCCCGGGCCTTCGCCGAGCGGCACGGCATCGCGCAGGCGTACGGCAGCTGGCAGGAGCTGGCGGCCGACCCCGAGGTCGACGTGGTCTACGTGGCGACCCCGCACGCCGCGCACCACGCCGCGACCGCGCTGCTGCTGGAGGCGGGCAAGGCGGTGCTGTGCGAGAAGCCGTTCACGCTGAACTCCGCCCAGGCCGCCGAGCTGGTCGCGCTCGCCCGCAAGCGCGAGGTCTTCCTGATGGAGGCGATGTGGACGTACCTGGACCCGACGGTGCGCCGGATCGCCGAGCTGGCCGCGGACGGGGCGATCGGTGAAGTCCGTTCCGTGCAGGCCGAGTTCGGGTTCACCGCGGAGGAGGACCCGGCCCACCGGCTGTGGGACCCGGCGGCGGGCGGCGGCGCCCTGCTCGACCTCGGGGTGTACCCCGTCGCGTTCGCCCAACTGCTGCTCGGCGCACCGGAGTCGGTGCAGGCCTGGGCCCGGCTGACCGACCTCGGGGTGGACGCCAACACCGGCATCCTGCTCGGCCACCCGGGCGGCGCGACCGCGCTGCTGTCCTGCTCGCTCGACGTGCAGTGCGGCCAGCGCGCCTCCGTCCAGGGCAGCACCGGCCGGATCGAGATCGACCGGGACTTCTTCCACCCGGCCGGGTTCACCCTGCACCGGGACGGCGCCGAGCCCGAGGTCTTCACCGCCCCCGCGAAGGCCGGGCACGGCTACGGGCCGGAGGCGGCCGAGGTGATGCGCTGCCTGCGGGCCGGCGAGACGGAGTCCCCGCTGGTGCCGCTGGACTCCACGCTGTCCGTGATGCGCACCCTGGACGCCGTCCGGGAACGGATCGGGGTCCGCTACCCGGGCGAGTGATCAGGGGCTCCTTCGGCTTCCTCGAAGGCCCGCAGCAGCACCTCCGCCAGGTGCAACGGCCGGGCGGAGGGCTCCAGTTGGGTGAGCTGGGTGCGGCAGCTGAGACCGTCGGCGAGCAGCAGCGTCTCCGGCGCCGCCGCCCGGACGGCGGGCAGCAGGGCGCGCTCGGCGGCGGCCACCGACACCTCCCAGTGGCCGCGCTCGAAGCCGAACGTCCCCGCCAACCCGCAGCAGCCGGCGTCCAGTTGGCGGTTGTCCAGGCCGAGGCGGGCGGTGATCCGCCGGTCGGCGCCGGTGCCGAGGACGGCGTGCTGGTGGCAGTGCACCTGGGTCATCGCCGGACCGGTCAGCTCCGGGAGCTCCACCGCCCGCCCGTCCAGGAACTCGGCCAGGGTGCTGATCCGGGACGGGAGTTCGGACGCCGCGCCGGGCAGCAGGCGCGGCCAGTCCGCCCGCAGGGTGGCCGTGCAGGACGGCTCCAGGCCCACCACCGGCAGGTCGGGCGGCAGTTCGCCCAGGTTGCGCAGCGACCGGGCCACCACCCGCCGGGCCAGGCCGAGTTGGCCGCTGGCGATCAGGGTCAGCCCGCAGCACACCGGGCCGGACGGCAGCACCACCCGGAAGCCGAGCCGCTCCAGCACCAGGACGGCGGCCCGGGCCGGGGCCGGGTCGAGCAGCTCGGACATCGAGTCGGGCCACAGCAGCACCGCCGGGGCGTCCGGGTCCGCCGGGTGCGCGGCCCGGTGGTCGCGGAACCAGGCGCCGAACCGCCGCTGCGGCAGCGCGGGCAGCGCGCGGCGCCGGTCGACCCCGCCGAGCCGCTTGAGCACCGGCGCGCTGAACCGGCCGCGCAGCACGGCGTTGGCGGCGCGCGGCGCCAGGTGGGCCAGCCGCAGCCACAGCGGCAGCCAGCCGAACGACAGGTGCGCGGCCGGGCGCGGCCGGAACCGGTAGTGGTGGTACAGGAACTCGGACCGGTAGGTGGCCATGTCCACGTGCACCGGGCAGTCGCTCGCGCAGCCCTTGCAGCCCAGGCACAGGTCGAGCGCCTCGCGCACCTCGGGCGAGCGCCAGCCGTCGGCGACCAGCTCGCCGCGCAGCATCTCGCCGAGCAGCCGGGCCCGCCCCCGGGTCGAGTGCCGCTCCTCCCCGGTCACCATGTAGCTCGGGCACATCACCCCCGACGAGGTGTCCACGCACTTGCCGACGCCCACGCAGCGGTGCACCGCCGACCGCAGGCTGCCGCCGTCCTCCGGGTAGGCCAGCGTGAGCGGCAACTCCCTTCCGGGGAAGCGCAGATCGGCGTCCAGCGGGCGCGGGTCGACCAGCAGGCCCGGGTTCAGCAGGCCGTCCGGGTCCCAGATCCGCTTGAACCGGGCGAACAGCTCGATCACCTGCGGCGGGAACATTCGCGGCAGCAGCTCGGCCCGGGCCTGCCCGTCGCCGTGCTCGCCGGACAGCGAACCCCCGTGCGCCACCACCAGATCGGCCGCCTCCGTCATGAACTCCCGGAACGCCTGCGGCCGTTCGCGCAGCGGGAAGTCCAGTCGCAGGTGCACGCAGCCCTCGCCGAAGTGCCCGTACGGCACCCCGCGCAGCCCGTGCCGCTTCAGTAGCGACCGCAACTGCCGCAGGTAGGAGCCCAGTTGCTCGACCGGGACGGCGGAGTCCTCCCAGCCCGGCCAGGCCGCGCCGCCCGGCCGCCCGTCCGGGCCCGGCGGTAGCCGGGTGACGATGCCCGCCCCGGCCTCCCGGATCGTCCACAGCGCCCGCTGCTCGCCCGGGTCGGTCACCAGCGCGACCGTCGCGGCCCGCTCCCGACGCACCGCGTCCGCCAACTGCCGGGCCCGGTCGGCGGCTTCGGCGGGCGTCGCGCCTCCGGTCTCCAGGAACAGCCAGCACGCGCCGTCCGGCAGCCGGTCCAGCACCGGCGGGCGCGGGCCGGACGCCAGCAGCGCGGCCACCAGGTCGGCGGCCATGCCCTCGCAGGTCAGCGGCGCCAGCGGGAGCAGCGCGGGCACCGCGTCGGCCGCCGCCGTCTCGTCCGGGTACCCGGCCACCACCAGCGCCCGGGCGGCCGGTTCCGGCACCAGCCGCACCGTCGCGCCCAGCAGCAGCGCGCACGTCCCCTCGGTGCCGGTGACCGCCCGCACCAGGTCGTGGCCGCGCTCGGGCAGCAGCGCGTCCAGCGGGTAGCCCGAACCGCGCCGGGGCAGCACCGGCATCGCCCGGCGCAGCAGCGCCAGGTTGTCGGCGGCCAGCGCCTGCAACTCCCGGTACAGCCGGCCCGCCCGGCCCGGGACGGCGGCCAGCGCGGCCCGCTCGGCGGGCGGCAGCGGGCCGGTGACGGACAGCTCGGTGCCGTCGGCCAGCAGCAGGTCGAGGGCGTGCAGGTTGTCGGAGGTGCGGCCCCAGGCCAGCGAGTGCGAACCGCAGGCGTCGTTGCCGATCATCCCGCCGATCGTGCACCTGCTGTGGGTGGACGGGTCCGGGCCGAAGCGCAGCCCGAACGGCCGTGCCGCGCGCTGGAGTTCGTCCAGCACCGTGCCCGGCTCGACCCGGGCGGTGCGCCGCTCCGGATCGACCTCCAGGACCCGCCCCAGGTGCCGCCGGAAGTCCAGCACCACCGCGTCCGGCCCGATCGCCTGCCCGCCGATGCTCGTCCCCGACCCGCGCGCCACCACCGGCACCCCGTACTCCCGGCACACCCGCAGCGCCTCCCGGACGTCCTCCCGGTCGGCCGGTTTCACCACCCCGCGCGGCACCTGCCGGTAGTTCGACGCGTCCTGTCCGTACACGGCGCGCTCGGCGGCGTCGAAGCGGACCTCGCCGCGGACGGCGGCGGCGAGGGCGCGGGCGAGATCGGAGGCCATGCCCCGATCATCCCAGCCCGGGGCGGCGGCACCCGGCGGACGGCGCGCGGCGGGCGGCGCGCGGCGGCAGGGGAGTGACGGGCGGGGAGTGACGGGGGGTCAGGCGGTGGTCCGGCCGTCGATCTCGGCGATCAGCTCCTCCACCCGGGCGCGGACCGCGTCCCGGATCGGGCGGACGGCCTCGACGCCCTGCCCGGCCGGGTCGTCCAGCGGCCAGTCCCGGTAGTGCCGACCGGGGAAGTACGGGCAGGCGTCGCCGCAGCCCATGGTGACGACGTAGTCGGAGGCTTCGACCGCCTCGGCGGTGAGCACCTTGGGCCGCTGTGTCGAGATGTCGACACCGACCTCGGCCATCGCGGCGACGGCCGCCGGGTTCACCCCGTGCCCGGGCGCGGAGCCCGCCGACCGCACCTCCACGCGGTCCCCGGCGAGGTGGGCGAGGAACCCGGCCGCCATCTGCGAGCGGCCGGCGTTGTGGACGCAGACGAACAGCACGGAGGCGAGCGGCGCGGGCGTGGGCGGGTCGATGGTCATGGGGGGCCTTCCGGTGCGACGGGGTGGGATGCGGGACGTGGGCGGTCCCGGGAGGGTGGTGGCACCGGCCCGGTCCGGCGTGAAAGTATCAGTCCATGATGATGTCAGTCGACACTGATGTGATGCGCGTGCTGTCCGACCCGCTCAGGCTGCAGATCGTGACCCTGCTGGCCCGCGAGACCCTGTGCACCACGCACCTGGTGGCGGAGACCGGCGCCCGCCAGACCAACCTCTCCAACCACCTCAAGGTGCTGCGGGACGCGGGCGTGGTGGACACCGAGCCGTGCGGGCGCTTCACGTACTACCGGCTGCGCCCGGAGGTGCTGGAGGCCCTGTCCGGGCAGTTCGCCGACCTCGCCGCCACCGCCCGCGCGAACGCCGACGTGAAGAGGTCCTGCTGATGCCCCGCACCGCGCCCGCCCCGGACGTCGGACCTGCCGAAGCGGCGTCGGTCGCCGGGAAGCTGTCGTTCGTC
The window above is part of the Kitasatospora sp. NA04385 genome. Proteins encoded here:
- a CDS encoding PP2C family protein-serine/threonine phosphatase; this encodes MRRRLAGLLGEWRTGHLMVLLPLGLIVLISALDISLSPNIHLGPLLVVAPAITPSFAGTRLTVLIGVLALIAQAVIAVLHGGLFTSNHQAQLAALTVVTCVIVAYTRIRERHGRELDRVRTVSDAVQRVMMRPLPDRAGPLRIATRYLAADDEANVGGDLYAAVRTPHATRLLIGDVRGKGLAAVGDAAALLGAFRELAHQHEDPGALADALEVSYRRHLAELAASGQDGQGGPDVQDVEENFTTALVLDLPDDRPTVRIADCGHPPPLLLAPAGVRPLPLRRTAPPLGMSALGPVERRTEEFDFPPGSTLLLHTDGVTEARDTAGTFYPLPVRAATLPADTPAILLDALCEDLLAHVGGRLPDDAAMVAVTRE
- a CDS encoding Gfo/Idh/MocA family protein, which translates into the protein MQPITDRPIRWGILATGGIATSFVEDLAAVPGAEAFAVASRRQETARAFAERHGIAQAYGSWQELAADPEVDVVYVATPHAAHHAATALLLEAGKAVLCEKPFTLNSAQAAELVALARKREVFLMEAMWTYLDPTVRRIAELAADGAIGEVRSVQAEFGFTAEEDPAHRLWDPAAGGGALLDLGVYPVAFAQLLLGAPESVQAWARLTDLGVDANTGILLGHPGGATALLSCSLDVQCGQRASVQGSTGRIEIDRDFFHPAGFTLHRDGAEPEVFTAPAKAGHGYGPEAAEVMRCLRAGETESPLVPLDSTLSVMRTLDAVRERIGVRYPGE
- a CDS encoding FAD-binding and (Fe-S)-binding domain-containing protein, which translates into the protein MASDLARALAAAVRGEVRFDAAERAVYGQDASNYRQVPRGVVKPADREDVREALRVCREYGVPVVARGSGTSIGGQAIGPDAVVLDFRRHLGRVLEVDPERRTARVEPGTVLDELQRAARPFGLRFGPDPSTHSRCTIGGMIGNDACGSHSLAWGRTSDNLHALDLLLADGTELSVTGPLPPAERAALAAVPGRAGRLYRELQALAADNLALLRRAMPVLPRRGSGYPLDALLPERGHDLVRAVTGTEGTCALLLGATVRLVPEPAARALVVAGYPDETAAADAVPALLPLAPLTCEGMAADLVAALLASGPRPPVLDRLPDGACWLFLETGGATPAEAADRARQLADAVRRERAATVALVTDPGEQRALWTIREAGAGIVTRLPPGPDGRPGGAAWPGWEDSAVPVEQLGSYLRQLRSLLKRHGLRGVPYGHFGEGCVHLRLDFPLRERPQAFREFMTEAADLVVAHGGSLSGEHGDGQARAELLPRMFPPQVIELFARFKRIWDPDGLLNPGLLVDPRPLDADLRFPGRELPLTLAYPEDGGSLRSAVHRCVGVGKCVDTSSGVMCPSYMVTGEERHSTRGRARLLGEMLRGELVADGWRSPEVREALDLCLGCKGCASDCPVHVDMATYRSEFLYHHYRFRPRPAAHLSFGWLPLWLRLAHLAPRAANAVLRGRFSAPVLKRLGGVDRRRALPALPQRRFGAWFRDHRAAHPADPDAPAVLLWPDSMSELLDPAPARAAVLVLERLGFRVVLPSGPVCCGLTLIASGQLGLARRVVARSLRNLGELPPDLPVVGLEPSCTATLRADWPRLLPGAASELPSRISTLAEFLDGRAVELPELTGPAMTQVHCHQHAVLGTGADRRITARLGLDNRQLDAGCCGLAGTFGFERGHWEVSVAAAERALLPAVRAAAPETLLLADGLSCRTQLTQLEPSARPLHLAEVLLRAFEEAEGAPDHSPG
- a CDS encoding arsenate reductase ArsC, yielding MTIDPPTPAPLASVLFVCVHNAGRSQMAAGFLAHLAGDRVEVRSAGSAPGHGVNPAAVAAMAEVGVDISTQRPKVLTAEAVEASDYVVTMGCGDACPYFPGRHYRDWPLDDPAGQGVEAVRPIRDAVRARVEELIAEIDGRTTA
- a CDS encoding helix-turn-helix transcriptional regulator, which produces MMMSVDTDVMRVLSDPLRLQIVTLLARETLCTTHLVAETGARQTNLSNHLKVLRDAGVVDTEPCGRFTYYRLRPEVLEALSGQFADLAATARANADVKRSC